The following proteins come from a genomic window of Trifolium pratense cultivar HEN17-A07 linkage group LG4, ARS_RC_1.1, whole genome shotgun sequence:
- the LOC123920069 gene encoding uncharacterized protein LOC123920069 isoform X1: MPPSSESCYSPSQVVEVSTSKTGKHHVKCCFVGIDIFTGQKLENIVPSTHNCDVPRVKVSSDIRHRRLSRRCLSVCLITLIGCLTWCDLGSCCLWLLMVLHRGLK, from the exons ATGCCGCCGTCATCAGAATCATGTTATTCTCCCTCTCAG GTTGTTGAAGTTTCAACTTCCAAAACTGGAAAACATCATGTTAAGTGTTGCTTTGTTGGTATTGACATCTTCACTGGACAAAAACTTGAAAATATTGTTCCTTCTACTCATAACTGTGAt GTTCCTCGTGTCAAGGTTTCTTCTgatat CCGTCACCGACGCCTTTCCAGGAGGTGCTTGAGTGTATGTTTGATTACATTAATAGGTTGTTTAACATGGTGCGACCTAGGAAGCTGTTGTTTATGGCTATTG ATGGTGTTGCATCGAGGGCTAAAATGA
- the LOC123920069 gene encoding eukaryotic translation initiation factor 5A-like isoform X2 codes for MPPSSESCYSPSQVVEVSTSKTGKHHVKCCFVGIDIFTGQKLENIVPSTHNCDVPRVKPSPTPFQEVLECMFDYINRLFNMVRPRKLLFMAIDGVASRAKMN; via the exons ATGCCGCCGTCATCAGAATCATGTTATTCTCCCTCTCAG GTTGTTGAAGTTTCAACTTCCAAAACTGGAAAACATCATGTTAAGTGTTGCTTTGTTGGTATTGACATCTTCACTGGACAAAAACTTGAAAATATTGTTCCTTCTACTCATAACTGTGAt GTTCCTCGTGTCAAG CCGTCACCGACGCCTTTCCAGGAGGTGCTTGAGTGTATGTTTGATTACATTAATAGGTTGTTTAACATGGTGCGACCTAGGAAGCTGTTGTTTATGGCTATTG ATGGTGTTGCATCGAGGGCTAAAATGAACTAG
- the LOC123923421 gene encoding RING-H2 finger protein ATL63-like codes for MLSQPNSVNSSTNPLSQLVQNMFSDNNSSSSNNNSIIMLAAIISLLLVILFVLLLHIYAKWFLSQSNSETNTPRRQAPVNISDVPVTSNFQHHINIERFERQPKGLDSTIVSTIPMFVSEEKTEELECVICLSYIEKGEIGRKLPKCGHVFHVECIDMWLNSHCNCPICRGLIVENDSHVVEIVIESSSGSVSVSESSSLSLFGFSLKRILSKVFLSSHVNELDDGS; via the coding sequence ATGCTTAGCCAACCCAACTCAGTAAACTCGTCCACCAACCCACTGAGCCAACTCGTTCAGAACATGTTCTCCGacaacaacagcagcagcagcaacaacaacagcatCATCATGCTAGCAGCAATCATTTCTCTGCTCCTAGTAATCCTCTTTGTCCTCCTTCTCCACATCTATGCCAAATGGTTCCTATCTCAGTCCAACTCAGAGACAAATACTCCCCGCCGGCAAGCTCCGGTGAACATCTCCGACGTTCCAGTTACTTCCAACTTCCAACACCATATCAACATTGAAAGATTCGAAAGACAACCCAAAGGACTTGACTCAACAATAGTTTCGACAATTCCAATGTTTGTGTCAGAAGAAAAAACAGAGGAATTAGAATGTGTGATTTGTTTGAGTTATATTGAAAAGGGTGAGATTGGAAGAAAGTTACCAAAATGTGGACATGTTTTTCATGTTGAATGCATTGATATGTGGTTGAATTCACATTGTAATTGTCCAATTTGTAGAGGTTTGATTGTTGAGAATGATTCTCATGTTGTTGAGATTGTGATTGAAAGTTCAAGTGGTTCTGTTTCTGTTTCAGAAAGTTCTTCTTTGTCTTTGTTTGGTTTCTCTTTGAAGAGAATTCTTAGCAaagtttttctttcttctcatgTAAATGAATTAGATGATGGTTCATAA